A stretch of the Neofelis nebulosa isolate mNeoNeb1 chromosome 1, mNeoNeb1.pri, whole genome shotgun sequence genome encodes the following:
- the KIF3A gene encoding kinesin-like protein KIF3A isoform X5, protein MCYKQAVSVDEMRGTITVHKTDSSNEPPKTFTFDTVFGPESKQLDVYNLTARPIIDSVLEGYNGTIFAYGQTGTGKTFTMEGVRAVPELRGIIPNSFAHIFGHIAKAEGDTRFLVRVSYLEIYNEEVRDLLGKDQTQRLEVKERPDVGVYIKDLSAYVVNNADDMDRIMTLGHKNRSVGATNMNEHSSRSHAIFTITIECSEKGVDGNMHVRMGKLHLVDLAGSERQAKTGATGQRLKEATKINLSLSTLGNVISALVDGKSTHVPYRNSKLTRLLQDSLGGNSKTMMCANIGPADYNYDETISTLRYANRAKNIKNKARINEDPKDALLRQFQKEIEELKKKLEEGEEISGSDISGSEEEDDEEGEVGEDGEKRKKRRGSSSSSSSDSTCSVIEKPLDKSLPNQAGKKKVSPDKMVEMQAKIDEERKALETKLDMEEEERNKARAELEKREKDLLKAQQEHQSLLEKLSALEKKVIVGGVDLLAKAEEQEKLLEESNMELEERRKRAEQLRRELEEKEQERLDIEEKYTSLQEEAQGKTKKLKKVWTMLMAAKSEMADLQQEHQREIEGLLENIRQLSRELRLQMLIIDNFIPQDYQEMIENYVHWNEDIGEWQLKCVAYTGNNMRKQTPAPDKKEKDPFEVDLSHVYLAYTEESLRQSLMKLERPRTSKGKARPKTGRRKRSAKPETVIDSLLQ, encoded by the exons GGACTATTTTTGCATATGGACAAACTGGAACAGGCAAAACTTTTACCATGGAAGGCGTTCGAGCTGTTCCTGAACTTAGAGGAATCATTCCAAATTCATTTGCTCACATATTTGGTCATattgcaaaagcagagggagaTACAAG ATTTTTGGTTCGAGTGTCTTACTTGGAAATATATAATGAAGAAGTTCGTGACCTTTTGGGCAAGGATCAGACACAGAGGTTAGAG gttaaagAAAGACCTGATGTGGGAGTTTATATCAAAGATTTATCAGCTTATGTGGTAAATAATGCTGATGATATGGATAGAATTATGACTCTAGGCCACAAAAATC gTTCTGTTGGCGCAACTAATATGAATGAACACAGTTCCCGTTCCCATGCCATCTTTACAATTACTATAGAATGCAGTGAAAAAGGCGTTGATGGTAACATGCATGTCAGAATGGGGAAGCTCCATCTTGTAGACCTTGCT GGTTCagaaagacaagcaaaaactGGAGCTACTGGACAGCGCCTGAAGGAAGCCACAAAAATCAATCTTTCCCTTTCCACCCTTGGTAATGTAATTTCTGCCTTGGTTGATGGAAAAAGCACTCATGTTCCTTATCGCAACTCTAAATTGACTCGTCTTCTTCAAGATTCCTTAGGAGGAAATTCAAAAACCATGATG TGTGCAAATATTGGGCCAGCAGATTACAATTATGATGAAACTATTAGTACATTACGGTATGCTAACCGTgctaagaatattaaaaataaagctagaaTCAATGAAGATCCAAAGGATGCTTTGCTTCGTCagtttcagaaagaaatagaagaactgaaaaaaaagcTTGAAGAAG GGGAAGAAATATCAGGCTCTGATATCAGTgggtcagaggaagaggatgATGAAGAGGGTGAGGTTGgagaagatggagagaagaggaaaaaaagaaggg GCAGTAGCAGCAGCAGTAGTTCAGACTCCACATGTTCTGTCATAGAGAAACCTCTGGATAAGTCCTTGCCTA ATCAAGCAG GTAAAAAGAAAGTGTCCCCAGATAAGATGGTTGAAATGCAAGCAAAAATTGATGAGGAGAGAAAAGCACTTGAAACAAAGCTTGacatggaagaagaagaaagaaacaaggctAGAGCTGAATTAGAGAAACGGGAAAAAGATCTACTTAAGGCTCA ACAAGAACATCAATCTTTGCTAGAGAAATTATCTGCTCTGGAGAAGAAGGTAATTGTTGGTGGTGTTGATTTGTTGGCAAAAGCTGAAGAACAAGAGAAACTTCTTGAAGAATCTAACATGGAGCTGGAAGAACGGAGGAAAAGAGCAGAGCAACTTCGCAGAGAACTTGAGGAAAAAGAG CAAGAACGCTTGGATATTGAAGAAAAATACACCAGCTTGCAAGAGGAAGCACAGggaaaaaccaagaaattaaagaaagtgTGGACTATGCTGATGGCTGCCAAATCAGAG ATGGCTGATCTCCAACAGGAACATCAGAGGGAAATTGAAGGCCTCCTGGAGAATATTCGACAACTTAGCCGGGAGCTTCGACTTCAGATGCTTATTATTgataactttatacctcaagatTATCAG GAAATGATTGAAAACTACGTCCACTGGAATGAAGACATAGGAGAATGGCAGCTG aaaTGTGTTGCCTATACAGGAAATAACATGaggaagcagactccagctcctgataaaaaagagaaagat CCCTTTGAAGTGGACCTTTCCCACGTGTATCTTGCCTATACTGAGGAGAGCCTCCGGCAGTCCCTGATGAAGTTAGAGAGGCCACGGACGTCAAAGGGGAAAGCAAGGCCAAAGACGGGGCGAAG AAAGCGTTCTGCAAAGCCTGAAACTGTGATTGACTCTTTACTTCAGTAA